The Lysobacter capsici genome has a segment encoding these proteins:
- the mqo gene encoding malate dehydrogenase (quinone), translating to MKKFRKILLTLIVLGLLGSVLFLYWPVYQRSVPAAGNDKPVDVVLIGGGIMSVTLATYLQELEPSWNIQLYERRDGVAEESSDGWNNAGTGHSGFAELNYTPQLPDGSIETKRAVDIAEQFEISRQFWSHQVREGRLQQPSDFINPTPHMSFVWGDDNIAYLRKRRDALVKNPLFYGMEYSEDPVQIGKWAPLLMEGRDPKQKVAATYMPIGTDVNFGVITRQLTQSLQRSANFQLHLGNEVTALRQNSDKTWNVTVKNLKSETESTVKSRFVFIGAGGAALKLLQLSGIPEARDYAGFPVGGQFLAFQAPAIASRHGVKAYGQAETGSPPMSVPHLDARKLDGKPVVLFGPFALFSTKFLKYGSWFDLYSSVTHDNLGEMVSVGGENLDLVKYLLSQAQLNDDDRHAELRKYYPSAKREDWKLVTAGQRVQIIKRDPVKGPVLQFGTEIVADKDHTLAALLGASPGASTSPPIMLDLLAKAFPAQMAAGWKTQLLKIIPSYGRHLNDSAQLTNEIRAMTSQTLRLPYLEVPVAVGTQPPASQPQQPSPQTKAKENAELQAL from the coding sequence ATGAAGAAATTTCGCAAGATTCTCCTCACCCTGATCGTGCTCGGGCTGCTGGGATCGGTGCTGTTCCTGTATTGGCCGGTGTACCAGCGTTCGGTGCCCGCGGCCGGCAACGACAAGCCGGTCGACGTGGTCCTGATCGGCGGCGGCATCATGAGCGTCACCTTGGCGACCTATCTGCAGGAGCTCGAGCCGAGCTGGAACATCCAGCTGTACGAACGCCGCGACGGCGTGGCCGAGGAAAGCTCCGACGGCTGGAACAACGCCGGCACCGGCCACTCCGGTTTCGCCGAGCTCAACTACACCCCGCAACTGCCCGACGGCAGCATCGAAACCAAGCGCGCGGTCGATATCGCCGAACAGTTCGAGATCTCGCGCCAGTTCTGGTCGCATCAGGTCCGCGAAGGCCGCCTGCAGCAGCCTTCGGACTTCATCAATCCCACGCCGCACATGAGCTTCGTCTGGGGCGACGACAACATCGCCTACCTGCGCAAGCGCCGCGATGCGCTGGTCAAGAACCCGCTGTTCTACGGCATGGAGTATTCCGAGGACCCGGTGCAGATCGGCAAGTGGGCGCCGTTGTTGATGGAAGGCCGCGATCCCAAGCAGAAAGTCGCCGCGACCTACATGCCGATCGGCACCGACGTCAATTTCGGCGTCATCACCCGCCAATTGACCCAGAGCCTGCAGCGCAGCGCGAACTTCCAGTTGCACCTGGGCAACGAGGTCACCGCGCTGCGCCAGAACAGCGACAAAACCTGGAACGTCACGGTCAAGAATCTCAAGTCGGAGACCGAGTCGACGGTCAAGTCGCGCTTCGTCTTCATCGGCGCCGGCGGCGCGGCACTGAAGCTGCTGCAGCTGTCGGGCATTCCTGAAGCGCGCGACTACGCCGGCTTCCCGGTCGGCGGCCAGTTCCTGGCGTTCCAGGCACCGGCGATCGCGAGCCGCCACGGGGTCAAGGCCTACGGCCAGGCCGAAACCGGATCGCCGCCGATGTCGGTGCCGCATCTGGACGCGCGCAAGCTCGACGGCAAGCCGGTGGTGCTGTTCGGGCCGTTCGCCTTGTTCAGCACCAAGTTCCTCAAGTACGGCTCGTGGTTCGACCTGTACTCCTCGGTCACCCACGACAACCTGGGCGAAATGGTCAGCGTCGGCGGCGAAAACCTCGACCTGGTCAAATACCTGCTGAGTCAGGCGCAACTCAACGACGACGACCGCCACGCGGAACTGCGCAAGTACTACCCCAGCGCCAAACGCGAGGACTGGAAACTGGTCACCGCCGGCCAGCGCGTGCAGATCATCAAGCGCGACCCGGTCAAGGGCCCGGTGCTGCAGTTCGGCACCGAGATCGTCGCCGACAAGGACCACACCCTCGCCGCCCTGCTCGGCGCCTCACCCGGCGCCTCGACCTCGCCGCCGATCATGCTCGACCTGCTGGCCAAGGCCTTCCCGGCGCAAATGGCGGCCGGTTGGAAAACGCAGTTGCTCAAGATCATTCCGTCGTATGGCCGGCATCTCAACGACAGCGCGCAGCTGACTAATGAGATTCGGGCGATGACCAGTCAGACCTTGCGTTTGCCGTATTTGGAGGTGCCGGTGGCGGTCGGAACGCAGCCGCCGGCAAGCCAACCGCAACAGCCATCGCCGCAAACCAAGGCCAAGGAGAATGCGGAGCTGCAGGCACTGTGA